Proteins from a single region of Paramormyrops kingsleyae isolate MSU_618 chromosome 9, PKINGS_0.4, whole genome shotgun sequence:
- the ino80c gene encoding INO80 complex subunit C, producing MASSSSSSGAAVAEITASPVSSGKITASASQSRAKKRPASPAVGPCQGAGSSGNSSKKKKLSFTPSGPQGQAPSLDSPVDPKAAAPSDQAAVESCVAAKPQPFKDPSFVHSGIGGAAAGKKNRTWKNLKQILAAEKALPWQLNDPNYYNIDAPPSLKPAKKYSDISGLPASYTDPQTKLRFASSEEFSYIRLLPSDVVTGYLALRKASCAVP from the exons AtggcttcctcttcctcctcctcggGAGCAGCAGTTGCCGAGATTACGGCCTCCCCGGTTTCCAGCGGTAAAATCACGGCGTCCGCTTCCCAGTCCCGGGCGAAGAAGCGACCGGCCAGCCCCGCTGTCGGTCCCTGCCAAGGCGCGGGCAGCAGCGGGAACAGCAGTAAGAAGAAGAAGCTGAGCTTCACCCCCTCTGGCCCCCAGGGGCAG GCTCCGTCCCTCGATTCTCCTGTCGACCCAAAGGCCGCCGCCCCCTCCGATCAGGCGGCAGTGGAGTCCTGCGTTGCTGCCAAACCACAGCCCTTTAAGGATCCCAGTTTCGTG CACTCCGGGATTGGTGGGGCGGCTGCGGGCAAGAAAAACCGCACGTGGAAGAACCTGAAGCAGATCCTGGCTGCAGAGAAGGCCCTACCATGGCAGCTGAACGACCCCAACT ATTACAACATTGATGCCCCTCCTTCTCTGAAACCAGCCAAGAAGTACTCTGACATCTCTGGGCTTCCG GCCAGCTACACGGACCCCCAGACGAAGCTGCGCTTCGCTTCCAGTGAGGAGTTCTCCTATATCCGCCTGCTGCCCTCGGACGTGGTGACGGGCTACCTGGCTCTCCGCAAGGCCTCCTGCGCGGTGCCCTGA